The Deltaproteobacteria bacterium genome includes a window with the following:
- a CDS encoding cytochrome c, with the protein MKKIHHQSLLLIAASVYFTYFAAVGSAHGQEAKQLYDQTCAMCHGPEGKGDGPTAQVLQPKPANLATAIKGKNDAYLTKILKGGGASVGKSPLMPAYDGLLKDDQIKTLIKYVKGFAAS; encoded by the coding sequence ATGAAGAAGATTCATCACCAATCTTTGCTCTTGATAGCTGCGAGCGTCTATTTTACCTACTTTGCCGCCGTTGGATCCGCGCACGGGCAAGAAGCAAAGCAACTGTACGACCAAACCTGCGCTATGTGTCACGGGCCGGAAGGCAAAGGCGATGGGCCCACCGCCCAGGTCTTACAACCGAAACCGGCAAATTTAGCGACTGCCATTAAAGGCAAGAACGACGCCTATCTGACGAAAATCCTCAAGGGTGGCGGCGCCAGCGTTGGAAAATCTCCGCTCATGCCAGCCTATGATGGGCTGCTCAAAGACGACCAAATCAAAACCCTGATTAAATATGTGAAAGGGTTTGCGGCGTCGTAG
- a CDS encoding GMC family oxidoreductase, translating to MAKYELKDDSVVVIIGSGAGGGTLANELCQKGVKVVLLEAGKRIEIKDFANDEWPMFNKIAWLDKRTTSGSWRMAKNFPNLPAWTVKAVGGTTVHWAGASLRFKDYELKARTTYGEVAGANLLDWPITLADLEPYYAKAENKMGVTGTNNIPRLPGNNNFKVLAAGAKKIGYKQVHTGNMAINSQPRDGRSGCMQIGFCFEGCKSGAKWSTLYTEIPKAETTGKLDLRPECQVLRILHNDKGKVSGVVYADKNGKQVEQKARVVCVAANSIESARLLLNSASNTFRDGLANSSGQVGRNYMRHMTGSVYGMFPNEVNMHRGTVMAGIVEDEAINDPKRGFVGGYHIETISLGLPFMAAFLDPGAWGSDFTAMMDQFTHTAGMWLVGEDMPRESNRITLHASEKDQFGMPIPNVHFDDHDNDIAMRKHAYKQGSAIYSAVGATKNFETPPYPSTHNLGTNRMSEKPKDGVVNKWGQSHDISNLFISDGSQFTTGAACNPTLTIVTLAIRQADYIAEAMSKQEI from the coding sequence ATGGCGAAGTACGAATTAAAAGACGATAGCGTGGTGGTCATCATCGGCTCTGGTGCTGGCGGTGGCACCTTGGCCAATGAGTTGTGTCAGAAGGGAGTGAAGGTCGTTCTCCTCGAAGCTGGCAAACGGATCGAGATTAAAGATTTTGCCAACGACGAATGGCCGATGTTCAACAAGATTGCCTGGCTCGATAAACGGACCACGTCCGGTTCGTGGCGTATGGCCAAGAATTTTCCCAATCTGCCAGCGTGGACGGTGAAAGCAGTTGGTGGGACGACCGTCCACTGGGCTGGAGCATCATTGCGCTTTAAGGACTATGAGCTCAAGGCACGGACGACCTACGGTGAGGTTGCGGGTGCGAACTTGCTCGACTGGCCCATCACGTTGGCTGATCTAGAGCCGTACTATGCAAAAGCCGAAAATAAAATGGGTGTCACCGGCACCAATAATATTCCACGTTTGCCGGGCAATAATAATTTCAAAGTACTGGCGGCTGGCGCCAAGAAGATCGGTTACAAGCAAGTCCACACCGGGAACATGGCGATTAACTCACAACCACGTGATGGTCGCAGTGGCTGTATGCAGATTGGCTTCTGCTTTGAAGGCTGTAAGAGTGGCGCGAAGTGGTCGACGCTGTACACAGAAATTCCCAAAGCTGAGACCACTGGTAAGCTCGACTTACGTCCAGAGTGCCAAGTGCTGCGTATTCTCCATAACGACAAAGGGAAGGTCTCCGGCGTCGTCTACGCTGACAAGAATGGCAAACAGGTCGAGCAAAAAGCTCGCGTCGTGTGCGTTGCCGCGAACTCGATTGAAAGTGCCCGCCTGTTGCTGAACTCAGCCTCCAACACATTTCGTGATGGTCTGGCGAATTCGTCCGGTCAAGTTGGACGCAACTACATGCGTCACATGACTGGTAGTGTGTATGGCATGTTCCCCAACGAGGTGAATATGCATCGCGGCACGGTGATGGCCGGGATTGTCGAAGACGAAGCGATCAATGATCCGAAACGTGGCTTTGTCGGTGGCTATCACATCGAAACCATCTCGCTCGGCTTGCCGTTTATGGCTGCCTTTCTTGATCCAGGCGCATGGGGCAGCGATTTCACTGCGATGATGGATCAATTCACTCATACGGCTGGAATGTGGTTAGTTGGTGAAGACATGCCGCGTGAGAGCAATCGCATCACCCTGCATGCGAGCGAAAAAGATCAGTTTGGCATGCCGATTCCCAACGTACATTTCGATGACCACGACAACGACATCGCTATGCGTAAGCACGCCTATAAGCAAGGATCAGCGATCTACAGTGCGGTGGGCGCGACGAAGAACTTTGAAACGCCGCCGTATCCATCAACGCACAATCTCGGGACTAATCGCATGAGTGAGAAGCCAAAGGATGGTGTGGTGAACAAGTGGGGACAGAGTCACGATATCTCCAACCTGTTCATTTCTGATGGCAGCCAATTCACAACTGGTGCAGCGTGTAATCCAACCTTGACGATTGTGACGTTGGCGATCCGGCAGGCGGATTATATTGCTGAAGCGATGAGTAAGCAGGAGATTTGA
- a CDS encoding twin-arginine translocation signal domain-containing protein gives MKKRMNRRQFLQTSSLAIAGAAVAGGTGALLLDSTTAWAAKKATLDEHTTKTLIAMCRQLYPHKLIEDAEYGKAVEGFAKTASSDSAFAKLLQEGVAALDAAAKGKWVEATDEDRFKVLKGMESSPFFQAVRGPLVGPGGPYNLPSVWKKFGYEGSSWQLGGYLARGFDDIKWLPKE, from the coding sequence ATGAAGAAACGTATGAATCGTCGTCAGTTCTTGCAGACCAGTAGTCTTGCTATTGCTGGCGCTGCTGTCGCCGGTGGTACTGGAGCGCTGCTGCTTGACTCGACTACTGCCTGGGCAGCAAAAAAAGCGACGCTTGATGAACACACGACCAAGACGCTCATCGCTATGTGTCGCCAACTCTATCCACATAAACTGATTGAAGATGCCGAGTATGGCAAGGCTGTCGAGGGGTTTGCCAAGACGGCCAGTTCAGATTCTGCTTTCGCAAAGCTCTTGCAAGAAGGTGTTGCTGCGCTTGATGCGGCAGCGAAAGGGAAGTGGGTTGAGGCTACAGACGAAGACAGGTTCAAGGTCTTGAAGGGAATGGAATCCTCACCGTTTTTCCAGGCCGTGCGAGGCCCACTGGTCGGTCCCGGTGGCCCATACAACCTTCCCTCAGTGTGGAAGAAGTTTGGGTATGAAGGTTCGTCGTGGCAATTGGGTGGGTATCTTGCCCGTGGGTTTGACGACATCAAGTGGTTGCCAAAGGAATAG